GGTGCTGAAATAATTGAACATCTATATCATACCCTCATTGAATCCAATGAGCAGGACAGGGATATTGCCAGAATGATGACTGTTATTGCAATTACTGATTACAGAATGATCAATGCTGCCAACGACAGGATACAGCTGGAGAACATGATCGCAAACTTTTGATTATCCTAAAATTGACTAAAACACAGATACAATGCCTGAGAACACACACCAGAAACATCTTGCATGCAGAGAACTTCTTGAAATGGTACTTGATGGATCCATCTCCAGCACACTTGAGTTAAATGCTGCAAAGAAAAGGGTTAGCCAAAAATATAAATTACCTACACTTCCGAGTAATCCTGATATCACCATGGCAGGAAATGAAGCCGAACAGAAAAAAGCTCGGGAAATACTTAGAAGAAAACCAGTGCGTACCATCTCCGGTGTAGCAGTAATTGCAGCAATGACCTCACCTGCGCCCTGTCCACATGGAGCATGTGTTCCCTGTCCTGGCGGACCAGATTCACGATTTAATTCACCCCAGAGCTATATGGGCCAGGAGCCTGCTGCCATGCGAGCAATCCACCACAATTATGACCCCTATTCCTCAGTTACATCCAGACTCACGCAGCTTCAGGAGATCGGACATGACATCCATAAGGCAGAGCTTATAGTCATGGGAGGTACCTTTACCTCACGTTCACTGGATTATCAGGAATGGTTCACAAAGCGCTGTCTTGAAGCAATGAATGATTACTATGGTAAAGATTGGAGGGATGGTGTAGGTTCCGGCAACACTTTATATATAACATTGGAAACTGTCCAGAAAGCAAACGAGGTGGCTGCTGTAAGAAATACAGGCATTACCTTTGAAACCAGACCGGACTGGGCAAGAAAAGAACATGTGGACAGAATGCTAAAACTGGGTGCCACAAAGGTTGAGATAGGAGTTCAGAGCATCTATAACTATGTACTTACCAGAATTAACCGGGGACATACAGTTGAAGATACCATTGAAGCAAACAGGATACTCAGGGACAGCGGACTGAAGGTAGGATTTCATATGATGCCACATCTGCCTGGTATGAGCACTGAAAGGGATCTTCGCAGTTTCAGAACACTTTTTGAAGATTCAAGATTTATGCCCGATTATCTAAAGATATATCCCACCCTTGTTACTGAAGGAACAAAACTGTACGATATGTGGAAACAGGGAGAATACAAACCACCGGATGATGTACAGAGTGCACAGCTTCTTGCAGAT
Above is a genomic segment from Methanosalsum zhilinae DSM 4017 containing:
- a CDS encoding tRNA uridine(34) 5-carboxymethylaminomethyl modification radical SAM/GNAT enzyme Elp3, which gives rise to MPENTHQKHLACRELLEMVLDGSISSTLELNAAKKRVSQKYKLPTLPSNPDITMAGNEAEQKKAREILRRKPVRTISGVAVIAAMTSPAPCPHGACVPCPGGPDSRFNSPQSYMGQEPAAMRAIHHNYDPYSSVTSRLTQLQEIGHDIHKAELIVMGGTFTSRSLDYQEWFTKRCLEAMNDYYGKDWRDGVGSGNTLYITLETVQKANEVAAVRNTGITFETRPDWARKEHVDRMLKLGATKVEIGVQSIYNYVLTRINRGHTVEDTIEANRILRDSGLKVGFHMMPHLPGMSTERDLRSFRTLFEDSRFMPDYLKIYPTLVTEGTKLYDMWKQGEYKPPDDVQSAQLLADIKECLPEWVRLQRIQRDIPAHQIFAGNRKSNIRQLARNILDQRGAKCRCIRCREVGHRILQGSEPDPSNIEMRVQKYQACGGTEHFITFEDTVQDLLVGFLRLRFPALPHRPELENAAVVRELHVYGSMVPVGQKAGERDWQHRGYGTELLEHAESIAEEAGYNKLAIISGIGVRDYYRKLGYESDGPYMSRELNH